From Rutidosis leptorrhynchoides isolate AG116_Rl617_1_P2 chromosome 3, CSIRO_AGI_Rlap_v1, whole genome shotgun sequence, a single genomic window includes:
- the LOC139899043 gene encoding uncharacterized protein At5g39865-like, translated as MWIHRRKASCQIDHIDSSIRRSTSNLNFNHTSFKDVEHLFADDEKISKSFHKTLDPPSPCSTTATANNTAAARRLSIFHRVHLANKITRAFTKQNSNSLKSLPESTAAAEKLTKSDRVISIPGAEKRIVVYTTSLRVVRPTFEACHTVQSILRGFRVSIDERDLSMDSKFLDELHDVMIENGEAKIEKTKISLPRVFIGGRYIGGAEEVRQLHESGELKKYVEGLPAVTNSGCQICADIRFILCNECNGSHKCYSEKTGFRSCTLCSENGLIRCPSCLGQ; from the coding sequence ATGTGGATACACCGCCGTAAAGCTAGCTGTCAAATTGATCATATCGACAGTTCAATTCGTAGATCAACATCAAATCTCAACTTCAATCATACATCATTTAAAGATGTTGAACATCTATTCGCCGATGATGAAAAAATCAGTAAGAGTTTTCATAAAACCCTAGATCCACCGTCTCCCTGCTCCACCACCGCTACTGCCAACAACACCGCCGCCGCTAGACGACTCTCGATCTTCCACCGCGTTCATCTCGCTAACAAAATCACACGTGCGTTCACAAAACAGAATTCTAACTCACTGAAATCGCTACCGGAATCAACCGCCGCCGCGGAGAAATTGACGAAATCTGACCGCGTAATTTCAATTCCGGGAGCGGAGAAACGAATTGTTGTATACACCACGAGCTTACGTGTCGTACGGCCGACGTTCGAAGCGTGTCATACAGTTCAATCAATATTACGCGGTTTTCGTGTTTCAATCGACGAACGTGATTTATCAATGGATTCGAAGTTTCTAGATGAGTTACATGACGTCATGATTGAAAACGGTGAAGCTAAGATTGAAAAGACGAAAATATCTTTACCTAGGGTTTTCATCGGCGGTAGGTACATCGGAGGTGCGGAAGAAGTCCGGCAGCTTCATGAATCCGGCGAATTAAAGAAGTATGTTGAAGGTTTACCGGCGGTAACTAATAGCGGTTGCCAGATTTGTGCTGATATTAGGTTTATCCTGTGTAATGAGTGTAATGGAAGCCATAAATGTTACTCAGAGAAAACTGGCTTTAGGAGTTGTACGCTGTGCAGTGAGAATGGTTTGATTAGGTGTCCATCTTGTTTGGGTCAATA